The genomic DNA TCTCCAAAAATTTTTGAAATTCTTCGCTTGTCAACAGTTCTTATTTGGTCAATCATAACCCAACCTTTAGTTTTATTTCCTTTAATTTCAACTCTGGTTGGATAATTTTTGGAACTGCTTGTAATAGGTGCAATAACTATCGTTTGCAAATGTTTATTCATTTCATTTGGCGAAAAAATAACGCATGGTCTTGTTTTCTTAACTTCGCTTCCAATTGTTGGATCAAGATTAACCAGTACAATTTGATATTGTTTTAATTCCATTCGTCAAAATTTTCGTCTTCAAAAACATCATCAATTAAAAGTTGATCGTCTCCGTTTTCGTGCATTTCTTTAAATGCTTCTTCCCAATCTTTCCTTGGTTCCGCTTTAGGTTTCAAAATTATAAAACCTTTTTCGAGGATAATTTCGATTTTGTTCTGAATGTTATATTTTTCAAGAATAGTTTTAGAAAGTCTAATTCCTTTCGAGTTTCCAATATTTATAACAGATAATTCCATAATTCTATATTTTGTTATTACAAAGTAATTACTTTAATTTCAATTAGGCAAATTTTATTTTGGAAACGGCGCTATTAAAATCGCAAATAACGGTTTGCAGCTACAAGAAGTTGGCGATTTCGAAGCACTGAAATGTCTGCCAGCACTGAACTTGATACGAAGCACAAAGCTTCATTTAACCACTGAGCCGCCAATTTCTTGTAGGTGCTGTTATGGGCTGTTTTGTTTTTCATTTCAATGAGTTTAAGATTAAAATTAAACCAATTCCGATTAAGCTCCAATAAACGTATTTGAAAAATGAGTTATCGTTTAGTTTATGGTTTAAATATCTTCCTAAAAATATTGCAGGGATAGTTGTTGTCAATGAAAGCAGAAAATAATAATTAACTTCTGTCGTTATAAGTCC from Chryseobacterium sp. SNU WT5 includes the following:
- a CDS encoding AbrB/MazE/SpoVT family DNA-binding domain-containing protein yields the protein MELSVINIGNSKGIRLSKTILEKYNIQNKIEIILEKGFIILKPKAEPRKDWEEAFKEMHENGDDQLLIDDVFEDENFDEWN
- a CDS encoding type II toxin-antitoxin system PemK/MazF family toxin, which translates into the protein MELKQYQIVLVNLDPTIGSEVKKTRPCVIFSPNEMNKHLQTIVIAPITSSSKNYPTRVEIKGNKTKGWVMIDQIRTVDKRRISKIFGELSEKEIQKVKSVIKETFVD